The following proteins are co-located in the Phyllostomus discolor isolate MPI-MPIP mPhyDis1 chromosome 1, mPhyDis1.pri.v3, whole genome shotgun sequence genome:
- the MEPE gene encoding matrix extracellular phosphoglycoprotein isoform X1 produces MHIVCLGLLLFCLTWAEPMVQPQAEKTKQDCVEEQRIMYNGHPEKHGYDIKYVHTSSGRKNQTNMKQEGENKDNTALHHSGKRRNQEPASKENIVQEREKDLFLLGFNKNNQISKPPNLFENRQTMSEVYSISNNENARNNLKMPIYPESTGNNGPEDGDNVVSELHDQEEYGAALSRNNMRHIMEPGAVIKLLGEENKEIKPRNIESKIPASAHYAKDLSKSKKNYQRDSQASNIPVKSKSTHHTHHKTDYLKQFPKLKNIPSDFGGSGDPDVQEGGDNDIPPFSGDGQPFKDISGKGEAVDPDLEGADIQTEFSGPGEAETINPEAGGPGYNDIPEEAESGRNAIGGRDETGQEANTAGVSLVEGSNDIIGSTNFKGLPGKEGNRVDTGSQNAHQGKIEFHYPHVPSKEKTKEGSSDVAVSTNYNEIPKNGKGSSRKGTEYSNRNQVTSNENQRFPSKGKSPGRRIPSHGLDNEIKNEIGSQSGPNNERTITTHSGKNQYPAHRQNSSTWNKGAPRRKGSWGYSKPHAHRRFRPPKNRDSSESSDSGSSSESDGD; encoded by the exons ATGCATATTGTCTGTTTGGGACTACTTCTTTTCTGTCTGACCTGGGCGGAACCA ATGGTTCAACCACAGGCTGAGAAAACTAAGCAAGACTGTGTGGAAGAACAGAGG ATAATGTACAATGGTCACCCTGAGAAACATGGGTATGATATTAAGTATGTTCAcacatcatctgggagaaaaaatCAAACTAACATGAAG caggaaggagaaaacaaagacaacacCGCTCTTCACCATTCTGGCAAGAGAAGAAATCAAGAGCCAGCATCTAAAGAAAACATTgtgcaagaaagagagaaagatttgttccttcttggattcaataaaaataaccaaattagTAAACCCCcaaatctttttgaaaatagaCAGACAATGAGTGAAGTCTATAGTATTAGTAACAATGAAAATGCCCGCAATAACCTAAAGATGCCCATTTACCCTGAATCCACTGGGAATAATGGGCCTGAGGATGGAGACAATGTTGTCAGCGAACTACATGACCAAGAAGAATATGGTGCAGCTCTCAGCAGAAATAATATGCGACATATAATGGAGCCAGGAGCTGTGATTAAACTGttgggggaagaaaacaaagagatcAAACCAAGGAATATTGAAAGCAAAATTCCAGCAAGTGCACACTATGCTAAAGATCTCTCAAAAAGTAAGAAGAATTACCAAAGAGATTCACAAGCCTCAAATATTCCAGTAAAAAGCAAAAGTACCCACCATACCCACCACAAAACTGACTATCTAAAACAGttcccaaaactcaaaaacatcCCCAGTGATTTTGGAGGCAGTGGCGATCCAGATGTTCAAGAAGGGGGTGACAATGATATCCCTCCTTTCAGTGGAGATGGCCAACCTTTTAAGGACATTTCCGGTAAAGGAGAAGCTGTTGACCCTGACTTAGAAGGTGCAGATATTCAAACAGAGTTTTCTGGCCCAGGTGAAGCTGAGACTATTAATCCTGAAGCAGGAGGCCCAGGTTATAATGACATcccagaagaagcagaaagtggcAGAAATGCCATTGGAGGCAGGGATGAAACAGGACAAGAGGCAAATACCGCTGGTGTGAGCCTAGTGGAAGGCAGCAACGACATTATAGGCAGCACTAATTTTAAGGGACTCcctggaaaagaaggaaacagagtGGACACTGGCAGCCAGAATGCTCACCAAGGGAAAATAGAGTTTCATTACCCTCATGTGCCCTCCAAAGAGAAGACGAAAGAAGGCAGTAGTGATGTAGCTGTAAGTACTAATTATAATGAAATCCCAAAAAATGGCAAAGGGAGTAGTAGAAAAGGTACTGAATACTCTAACAGGAATCAAGTGACCTCAAATGAAAATCAAAGATTTCCAAGTAAGGGCAAAAGTCCAGGCCGGCGCATTCCTTCTCATGGTCttgacaatgaaattaaaaatgaaataggttCCCAGAGTGGCCCCAATAACGAGAGGACTATAACGACACACAGCGGGAAAAATCAGTATCCAGCCCACAGACAAAATAGCTCTACATGGAATAAGGGTGCACCACGAAGGAAAGGCTCCTGGGGCTACAGTAAGCCGCATGCCCACAGGAGGTTTAGGCCCCCTAAAAACCGTGACAGCAGCGAATCGTCTGACAGTGGCAGCTCGAGTGAGAGTGACGGTGACTAG
- the MEPE gene encoding matrix extracellular phosphoglycoprotein isoform X2, producing the protein MHIVCLGLLLFCLTWAEPMVQPQAEKTKQDCVEEQRIMYNGHPEKHGYDIKYVHTSSGRKNQTNMKEGENKDNTALHHSGKRRNQEPASKENIVQEREKDLFLLGFNKNNQISKPPNLFENRQTMSEVYSISNNENARNNLKMPIYPESTGNNGPEDGDNVVSELHDQEEYGAALSRNNMRHIMEPGAVIKLLGEENKEIKPRNIESKIPASAHYAKDLSKSKKNYQRDSQASNIPVKSKSTHHTHHKTDYLKQFPKLKNIPSDFGGSGDPDVQEGGDNDIPPFSGDGQPFKDISGKGEAVDPDLEGADIQTEFSGPGEAETINPEAGGPGYNDIPEEAESGRNAIGGRDETGQEANTAGVSLVEGSNDIIGSTNFKGLPGKEGNRVDTGSQNAHQGKIEFHYPHVPSKEKTKEGSSDVAVSTNYNEIPKNGKGSSRKGTEYSNRNQVTSNENQRFPSKGKSPGRRIPSHGLDNEIKNEIGSQSGPNNERTITTHSGKNQYPAHRQNSSTWNKGAPRRKGSWGYSKPHAHRRFRPPKNRDSSESSDSGSSSESDGD; encoded by the exons ATGCATATTGTCTGTTTGGGACTACTTCTTTTCTGTCTGACCTGGGCGGAACCA ATGGTTCAACCACAGGCTGAGAAAACTAAGCAAGACTGTGTGGAAGAACAGAGG ATAATGTACAATGGTCACCCTGAGAAACATGGGTATGATATTAAGTATGTTCAcacatcatctgggagaaaaaatCAAACTAACATGAAG gaaggagaaaacaaagacaacacCGCTCTTCACCATTCTGGCAAGAGAAGAAATCAAGAGCCAGCATCTAAAGAAAACATTgtgcaagaaagagagaaagatttgttccttcttggattcaataaaaataaccaaattagTAAACCCCcaaatctttttgaaaatagaCAGACAATGAGTGAAGTCTATAGTATTAGTAACAATGAAAATGCCCGCAATAACCTAAAGATGCCCATTTACCCTGAATCCACTGGGAATAATGGGCCTGAGGATGGAGACAATGTTGTCAGCGAACTACATGACCAAGAAGAATATGGTGCAGCTCTCAGCAGAAATAATATGCGACATATAATGGAGCCAGGAGCTGTGATTAAACTGttgggggaagaaaacaaagagatcAAACCAAGGAATATTGAAAGCAAAATTCCAGCAAGTGCACACTATGCTAAAGATCTCTCAAAAAGTAAGAAGAATTACCAAAGAGATTCACAAGCCTCAAATATTCCAGTAAAAAGCAAAAGTACCCACCATACCCACCACAAAACTGACTATCTAAAACAGttcccaaaactcaaaaacatcCCCAGTGATTTTGGAGGCAGTGGCGATCCAGATGTTCAAGAAGGGGGTGACAATGATATCCCTCCTTTCAGTGGAGATGGCCAACCTTTTAAGGACATTTCCGGTAAAGGAGAAGCTGTTGACCCTGACTTAGAAGGTGCAGATATTCAAACAGAGTTTTCTGGCCCAGGTGAAGCTGAGACTATTAATCCTGAAGCAGGAGGCCCAGGTTATAATGACATcccagaagaagcagaaagtggcAGAAATGCCATTGGAGGCAGGGATGAAACAGGACAAGAGGCAAATACCGCTGGTGTGAGCCTAGTGGAAGGCAGCAACGACATTATAGGCAGCACTAATTTTAAGGGACTCcctggaaaagaaggaaacagagtGGACACTGGCAGCCAGAATGCTCACCAAGGGAAAATAGAGTTTCATTACCCTCATGTGCCCTCCAAAGAGAAGACGAAAGAAGGCAGTAGTGATGTAGCTGTAAGTACTAATTATAATGAAATCCCAAAAAATGGCAAAGGGAGTAGTAGAAAAGGTACTGAATACTCTAACAGGAATCAAGTGACCTCAAATGAAAATCAAAGATTTCCAAGTAAGGGCAAAAGTCCAGGCCGGCGCATTCCTTCTCATGGTCttgacaatgaaattaaaaatgaaataggttCCCAGAGTGGCCCCAATAACGAGAGGACTATAACGACACACAGCGGGAAAAATCAGTATCCAGCCCACAGACAAAATAGCTCTACATGGAATAAGGGTGCACCACGAAGGAAAGGCTCCTGGGGCTACAGTAAGCCGCATGCCCACAGGAGGTTTAGGCCCCCTAAAAACCGTGACAGCAGCGAATCGTCTGACAGTGGCAGCTCGAGTGAGAGTGACGGTGACTAG
- the MEPE gene encoding matrix extracellular phosphoglycoprotein isoform X3 — protein sequence MHIVCLGLLLFCLTWAEPMVQPQAEKTKQDCVEEQRQEGENKDNTALHHSGKRRNQEPASKENIVQEREKDLFLLGFNKNNQISKPPNLFENRQTMSEVYSISNNENARNNLKMPIYPESTGNNGPEDGDNVVSELHDQEEYGAALSRNNMRHIMEPGAVIKLLGEENKEIKPRNIESKIPASAHYAKDLSKSKKNYQRDSQASNIPVKSKSTHHTHHKTDYLKQFPKLKNIPSDFGGSGDPDVQEGGDNDIPPFSGDGQPFKDISGKGEAVDPDLEGADIQTEFSGPGEAETINPEAGGPGYNDIPEEAESGRNAIGGRDETGQEANTAGVSLVEGSNDIIGSTNFKGLPGKEGNRVDTGSQNAHQGKIEFHYPHVPSKEKTKEGSSDVAVSTNYNEIPKNGKGSSRKGTEYSNRNQVTSNENQRFPSKGKSPGRRIPSHGLDNEIKNEIGSQSGPNNERTITTHSGKNQYPAHRQNSSTWNKGAPRRKGSWGYSKPHAHRRFRPPKNRDSSESSDSGSSSESDGD from the exons ATGCATATTGTCTGTTTGGGACTACTTCTTTTCTGTCTGACCTGGGCGGAACCA ATGGTTCAACCACAGGCTGAGAAAACTAAGCAAGACTGTGTGGAAGAACAGAGG caggaaggagaaaacaaagacaacacCGCTCTTCACCATTCTGGCAAGAGAAGAAATCAAGAGCCAGCATCTAAAGAAAACATTgtgcaagaaagagagaaagatttgttccttcttggattcaataaaaataaccaaattagTAAACCCCcaaatctttttgaaaatagaCAGACAATGAGTGAAGTCTATAGTATTAGTAACAATGAAAATGCCCGCAATAACCTAAAGATGCCCATTTACCCTGAATCCACTGGGAATAATGGGCCTGAGGATGGAGACAATGTTGTCAGCGAACTACATGACCAAGAAGAATATGGTGCAGCTCTCAGCAGAAATAATATGCGACATATAATGGAGCCAGGAGCTGTGATTAAACTGttgggggaagaaaacaaagagatcAAACCAAGGAATATTGAAAGCAAAATTCCAGCAAGTGCACACTATGCTAAAGATCTCTCAAAAAGTAAGAAGAATTACCAAAGAGATTCACAAGCCTCAAATATTCCAGTAAAAAGCAAAAGTACCCACCATACCCACCACAAAACTGACTATCTAAAACAGttcccaaaactcaaaaacatcCCCAGTGATTTTGGAGGCAGTGGCGATCCAGATGTTCAAGAAGGGGGTGACAATGATATCCCTCCTTTCAGTGGAGATGGCCAACCTTTTAAGGACATTTCCGGTAAAGGAGAAGCTGTTGACCCTGACTTAGAAGGTGCAGATATTCAAACAGAGTTTTCTGGCCCAGGTGAAGCTGAGACTATTAATCCTGAAGCAGGAGGCCCAGGTTATAATGACATcccagaagaagcagaaagtggcAGAAATGCCATTGGAGGCAGGGATGAAACAGGACAAGAGGCAAATACCGCTGGTGTGAGCCTAGTGGAAGGCAGCAACGACATTATAGGCAGCACTAATTTTAAGGGACTCcctggaaaagaaggaaacagagtGGACACTGGCAGCCAGAATGCTCACCAAGGGAAAATAGAGTTTCATTACCCTCATGTGCCCTCCAAAGAGAAGACGAAAGAAGGCAGTAGTGATGTAGCTGTAAGTACTAATTATAATGAAATCCCAAAAAATGGCAAAGGGAGTAGTAGAAAAGGTACTGAATACTCTAACAGGAATCAAGTGACCTCAAATGAAAATCAAAGATTTCCAAGTAAGGGCAAAAGTCCAGGCCGGCGCATTCCTTCTCATGGTCttgacaatgaaattaaaaatgaaataggttCCCAGAGTGGCCCCAATAACGAGAGGACTATAACGACACACAGCGGGAAAAATCAGTATCCAGCCCACAGACAAAATAGCTCTACATGGAATAAGGGTGCACCACGAAGGAAAGGCTCCTGGGGCTACAGTAAGCCGCATGCCCACAGGAGGTTTAGGCCCCCTAAAAACCGTGACAGCAGCGAATCGTCTGACAGTGGCAGCTCGAGTGAGAGTGACGGTGACTAG